In Fragaria vesca subsp. vesca linkage group LG1, FraVesHawaii_1.0, whole genome shotgun sequence, the sequence ATATTTTAAATTCTTCGTCGGCTAAAATCGGAGAAATAACCGACGACATGTTTTTCGTCGGCTAAACGCTAGACTATAGCCGACGAATAACTTAAATTTTTTTCGTCGGCTAAAGTCTGGACTATAGCCGACGACATTTTTTCGTCGTCTAAAGTCTGGACTATAGCCGACGACATTTTTTTCGTCGGCTAAACTCTGGACTATAGCCGACGACTTCTACATGTGTCGTCGGCTAAAGTCACCACAGACGACCTTTTCCCGACGAAATCTTAGCCGATGAAAGGTTCGTCGGCTAAGATCTTAGCCGACGAATTAAGCTGACAGGCCGACGAAAATTTTTCGTCGGCTAAAGTGCTTGTCCTGGTAGTGGTTCCTAGGGACTCACATTTTGTTACACAACAGTGTTAAGACGAAGATGAACAGATTGCCCAAGTCCACATCCATTGGTACAATTACAATTATCAACAAAATACTGGTCACTCCTCTTATTTTTGAGGTTTTGACAATTTAGTCTTTTTCTTCTCAATTTTGATAGGTCACTCCTATTATTTTTCAATATCACACAATTAGGTCTAACCGTCTACTTTCCATCCAATTTCATCTTTAAGTTATTAAGTTATCATTTTCTCTCATGCTAAGTCAACTGAATGAAGGGTAAAATCACTGTAACACCTTTTGGCTTCTCCAGCAAAAGAAAGATGTAAATCCCTCTAAAAGTGAAATCATTTCCCTCCAAAATCATTGTGCAAGATAGTCATTAAAATTCAAGCTTCAAGAACTAAAGCATAACTTGTATCAGGGAAAAAAAAAAAAACCGAAGCATAATTAAAGGAAATTTAATAAAAAATAAATTTCACCTACATTAATAAATAAGTCCTGGCCTTCATAATATTATTATTGTCACCAAAAATATATTGCATATTCTTCAAAATTAGTAAGTCAATCAATAAAGTGCTAATTTACCGAAAACAAAAATTGCATAATCCAATTTTTGTTTTGGAGGGATTTCCTTCTTTTGTTGGAGAAGTGGGAAAATAAACTAAAGAGTATTATACTGATTTTACCCTTCATTCAGCTGACTTGACATGAAATAAATGACAGCTCAACAACTTAATAGTAAAATTGAATAGAAAGTGGATGGTTGGACCTCATTATCTGACATTGAAAGTAATGGGAGTGAACTGTTGAAATTGAGAAAAAGATGACTAAACTATCGAAATCTCAAATTATAAAAAGAGTGACCAGTATTTTATCGTACAATTATTTATAGCTTTCTCTTCGTTTTCTTCCTCTGTTCTTCTTCTCTTTCTCTGTTCTTTAGCTTAGGGGTTAAGCTTTATCACCGCGACCTCGATTTGTAACACACAGAAGTACAGCATCATCCTTCCAAACTCTTTTCTAGAACGGTTTCGCAAGTCTCCAAGAACCACTGAGCAGCAAAAGAAATCCAGATAGGTCCTAAACTCCTAATTACTTAAAGTATTACAAAGGTTTAAAAATAAAAAGAAAATTAGTGTAAAATTTAAGTTTATCAGTTTCTTTGTCTGCCGATCAATTAATACAGATGGCTTTAGGCTAACGAATGTTTAACTTATTGCTTGGTTGATCTCGTCGTCTAATTGTGGCTAGTTCGCGCATACACAGTAGTGCAGAATCGCTCACGGATTAAGAGTTTAAGACCACCATAACTCCACAACACACCCAAAACTCTGGGCTGAGATCATTTGGGTAACGTGTCCTCTAGGAGAATTATTAGGTGTACATGACAGATATCAGTCGTGGTGTTCCCCTTTTGTTTTATTAGTATACAGATTTATATATTTAATTTTGATTGGTTCGATAATTTAAATTCATTTTAATTTTTTTCACCCCTGCTGGTCTCACATGATTCAAGCAATCTTATTGGTTAAAACTAGTCAAGACTATTGACACGTGGTGTTCCCGGACCACCTAATAATTACTTTGTGCTCTAATCTTGTAATGCATGCAGGCGTCGACGGTTTGCTCCAATCCCATCTCATTTTTTGCGGCAACGTACACATAATTTTTTCTTACGTATTATCACGCTTCATTTAAAACATGAGAGTAAAAAGTACGATTTTTCTGAATTAAAAACTTGTATTAGCTTCTTGTTCTGGTCAAGAGGAGAAAGTTTAATACCATACGGAAGAAATACGTACATCTTCGAAATTCCTTTCATGCATTGACGTACAGAACACCATCTCCTAGCTCCTCTGCCTATATATATATATACCATTTATCGCTCTAAGATTCGCACCCTACTTCGAAAATCTCTCTCTATCTATCAAACTTGCTCCGAGTGCTGTACCAAGGTCATCAATTACTAATTCGTGTTCGCTCTTAGTCTTTGCATTGCTAGAACTTATACCAAAGACGAAGATGGTTAACTCAAGGAAAGGAAAGCAAATGGAATCGTCTCCGGAGCAGAAACACCCCAGGAAAGCAATTGGATGGGCTGCAAGAGATACATCTGGTGTTCTATCTCCCTTTAAGTTCTCAAGAAGGTACTCGATCATTTGATTAAGTCGACTTTCATTGTTGTTAGCCTATACGGCATGCAATAGTGAAGTTAGAAACTTACCATGTTGTTCTATCTGGAAATGAACTAGTTTAGTTACAAAATTGTTGCAGGGAAACAGGAGTAACGGACGTAAGATTCAAAGTGTTGTACTGTGGAGTATGCCATTCGGACATACACATGGCCAAAAATGATTGGGGGACTTCTACCTATCCTATAGTACCTGGGTATGAGTATATTAATAGCTTAATTGCCCTAGTAATATGAAGTGTATCTTTTTAATTGGTATACTTGGGATATGCTGCAGGCATGAACTTGTTGGTGTAGTAACAGAAGTAGGATGCAAAGTAAAGAAATTCAAAGTTGGAGACAAGGTCGGTGTTGGTTGCATGGTCGACTCAGACCGAACTTGCGAAAATTGTATCCATCACCTAGAAAATTACTGTCCGAATCTGATACAAACCTACGGTTCCAAATACTACGACGGAACCATGACATACGGAGGTTACTCGAACAATATGGTGACTGATGAGCACTTCATTGTTCGAATCCCCGACAACTTACCTCTTGATGGCGCTGCTCCGCTTCTATGTGCCGGGATTACAACTTACAGCCCCATGAGATATTATGGACTTGACAAACCCGGTATGCATCTTGGTGTGAATGGCCTAGGCGGTTTAGGTCACGTCGCCGTTAAATTTGCCAAGGCTTTGGGGCTCAAGGTTACAGTCATTAGTACCTCCCCTAATAAGAAGGAGGCAGCTATGGAACATCTCCGCGCTGATGCATTCCTTCTTAGCACTGACCAAGATCAGATGGAGGTAATTATTCGATGAATCAAATGCTCCCCTCGCCTTCATGATTTTAAGTTGATTCATATATGCACGTGTATGGTGAAATGATGCAGTTTTTATGACATTGTAGGCTGCCATGAGCACAATGGATGGTATCATTGACACAGTTCCTGCAGTTCGACCTCTAGAGCCTTTGATTACATTGTTGAAGACTAATGGAAAAGTTGTTACCGTTGGTATAGCGGTGCAGCCCCTCGATCTCCCAGTTTTCCCTTTGATCCTAGGTAAGCAAACATATATCATATATGATGAGAAATTAATCGAATTAATCGGTTTTACACTGCTGGCATGGGGACTCATTTCTAGTGAATATGTACTTGAGAGTAGATAACCAGTATAACCACTATGCCGGCCATTGCAGGAAGGAAGATGGTAGCTGGTAGTGCCATTGGAGGTATGGAAGAGACGCAAGAGATGATTGATTTTGCTGCTGAACATAACATAACAGCTGACATCGAGGTTATCCCGATTGATTACCTGAACACCGCAATGGAACGCGTTGTCAAAAAAGATGTCAGGTTTCGATTTGTCATCGACGTTGAGAACACATTGAAGTCCGCCTAAGTTTTTCATTCAATTCTGTTAATAAGACTATGCATTAATATATATGACTGACTTTCCATAGGATGGAGTTATCAGTCTTCAAATTTCTAGACATATTTTGTGATCAAATAAATGGAATGGCTTTGTTTTCCTTTTCCATTAAGATTAGATTTCAGTTGTATTGTTTTTAAAGAGATTGATGTTTTTATTAATTGTAACAGTGTTATCAATCTAATCATGTAAAAAATCTGTAAGAAATATCTACGTGATTTCCTGTTATAATTACTGTCGATTTTGGTCAAGTAAAGCTTAGCTAATATCATACTTAAATACCTTCAAGTCTGCAACAGACAGTTATGATACAAATATATCAAACTGCAGTTCTGTTGCACAATTCTGTTGGGATTCGCAGATCAAAGTACTCAGACGACATTTTTGTACAAGCTTCCTTTTGGTTTTCTTTGTAATGGGCCTATTTTTCCGTCTTATATTTTTCTTGTNNNNNNNNNNNNNNNNNNNNGTAAAAAAATTTCACTTTGTATATGCATGTGACATGTATGATAATATAAATATATAAATACTTTAATAAGTATGTGATAAAACTAGAAAATAAAAATCAGTAAGGAAAATAATAATATGCAATCCATTATGGCATTATTATTGAATTAGAAAGTTTAGAGAGAATAAATGTAATATTATTTTTTGTTTAATCAGTGTCCTTAATAGTCATTGTGTAAGAGGATAAATATGTCATTTAATAATTCATAATAAAGTGAGGTTAAATGAGCAAATTTGGATGTCCCAATAGCCACACTCGTGTATTATATTCTTGCCATTTGATTAAATTGAGTAGTGGGACTAGGTGTGGGCTCCCAAAATGTGATGGACTCTTCACCATTTCATGAATTTTCCTTTCTTAATAAGCTAATGTTGCTTTTCCATACTTAATAAGCTAATATTGCTTTTACTCTATAACATAATTTTTTCAAGTTCGCTATATTCAGACCATAAGTTGAGACTTGAGACTTAACATTTATTTTCTTATTTCGTTAAAGTGTATGATATTTTCTTAGGTGCCTACCTGTTTATGATACATACATTTACATTTAAGACAATAAATTTATTGTCAATTTAGTAAAGAGAATCATTATTTGAGTAATTATTGTTTTATTAGTGGTAATTACTCAACCTATGATATTTTTTTTCTTTTTCTTTTTAAAAGACTACATAGCTATGACATCTTTACAAGTTTATGAACAACTTATTGTCGATATATATAGTTATTTGATTCTATCATATGTAAATGTGTAAAACCAATGTAATAATTTTGTTGTCAATGTTAACATGTTGTATATTGATTCAATTAACTTGTAAATTTGGTTTAGTTAGTTGTAAAATGAGTATATGATATACATCTCAGTTCTATAGACTACACCAAAATATATATATCGATGATATATAAGGATCCAATAACACACAACAAAAAATATTAATTGGAGAGGGACCAAAACCAATACCTCCAACAACAACAAAAAAAAATAAAAAACACGAACTTGAGGTGAGGATGAAATAAGATGATGTACAACATAACTTGCCAAACATTGGCTCTTCATTCATACAAAAACTCTCTTAATTTGGAATCTGAAAAATCTAACCATAAAGTATTCGTGTACCTTATTTGATAAAGGAAAGGAGAATTAAAAGATAACTTTGATTAGGCATAAATTAAAACCACTGCATAATCAACAAAAAAGTTGCAAGAACTAACACAATGATTTGTATAGTTTGATCGAGCTAGCTAGCTATATATCAGTGCTCTTCGATCAGAAGTTGTATAAAGCCTTTATTCCTTGAACATCGTCCTCAGTCAAACTTGTTTTAGTCACTCCCGGGGGAATACCTGGGGCCATGACAGCTCCCGGCAATGAGCTATGTTGAAGTCCCAGAAGGTGCCCTATTTCATGCAAAGCCACACTCTCGAGGTCAAAAGCACCTGGTTTAGCACCCACAGTCCAAGTATCATCTGCGTCGTAGTGGAATCTTCCATCTGAAGGACAAAAAGAATGTGCAAGGATTCCTCCAGGCCCATCAAATGGAACACCGTCTCCATGATCACCCCTCTGAAAACTAATCTTCAAATCTGCATTATAGTAACTTTGAGCCGGACTGAATGTAAAGCGAGAGCTCTTTGCCCATGTCGCGAAAGCCCGTGCAACAGCAGCCGTGGCTTCAGATCGGGTGCCAGGGAGAAAACCGTAGGTGAGATGGTATTTAGAGGAAGGCCATTTTGGACTTCCTGGGAAAAATGAGTAGAGAGCAGTGGTATGAATTGATCCTGCGAAACAACATCAAGGATTTTAAATTTATCAAACGTAATGTTCAACTCTTAATTCAAGAGAATTACTGTACAGTTTCATAGTTGGTTTTGAAACTCAATTAACATGAGGAAAAATGGTAATTGAACATGAATGCATGCATCTTAGCGGGACAACGTAATTGTCTACTAAGATGAAATTGCTAGCTGGATACCATGGTGGTGCCCTTTATTGGCTGATCGCATGAACGATGTGCCATTGATGATATCCGGCACGCCACAACGAGGCATCATCATCTTCGACACGGTTTTGTTGTCCAATTTTCCGGTGACCTCGAGGCGGTAATTGATCTGGTAGGTCTTGATTGCTTCCTCCAAGAGGTCGTCAAAGTCGTCGTTGAAAAGACTGCGGTTCTTGTAGTTCAAGTAACCGAATTTTTCAAGGTAATTTTTGAGGTCATTGAGGCCTTTGAACTTGTCACCTTTTTGTCTCCCCTTGAGATGCTCAAGGAACTTAAAAGGGGATGATGTTTTGTTGGGAGTTTCTTTTGCATTTGCATAATGGAGGAAAGGAAGAATGGAGAGGAGGAGGAAGAGAGTGAATGAAAAGAGAGAAATACTATATTTTAAAGCCATTATGGTTTAGGATGGAATCTGTTGCAAAAGCTTCATATCTTGGTTGCTACTTAGGGTTACAAACTTACAACATGCTCTTTGGTGAATATTTAATTATTATTAATGCTGTGTTATTTCACTTCTTTGTCATCATCACAAATGCCTAATCATGTATGGCCGCAATAAGATTTAAAATTTGTGGCCTCAAACCTATGTGTCATGTCATGTAGATGAATAAAAATATTTATTTTTAATTTCATATTAATATATCTTGCCAAATCATACTATTGTATTAGCAATTTTACCATTTCTATTTCTTTTTACATTTTAAGGAGTGAACTAATGATATTAATGAATTTTATTAGGTAATGGAAATAAATATTATGCACTAATAGCAACCATTAATCATAAATAAATACAAGGAATGTTTCATTGTTTCTTACACATTGTACGTACTTATACCTAATTCGTTAACCACTCCGAAACGCCTCTAGAGTGGTCATTGTCTAGCTTCCTCAAAGACTCTTATTACCTCTTTAAGGATTAATATTATTATTACTTTAAGGACTCATGTGGTAACTAAGAATATTTACAACTTTAAGGACTCATTTACATCTTCAAGGACTAATATTATCACTTCGAGGACTCATTTTACAACTTTAGGACAATGTTGATGCATGTCATGCATTAACACATTGCAGAATTTTCCTATTGAGAGATGTTTTTACTCCGACGTTTGTTGAGAGATGTCTTTACTCCGTCTCTAAAATCAAAAGGTCTGTGAATTTAACCAAAAGACCCACAAAAATCAATAATAGCTACTAGTAATCGAAAGATGGATTTCAGCCCCAGAGCAAGACGTCCTTACTCCCGCGAGCCTGCTAGCTAAAGAGAGAGTCAAAGCCGCCGCGAGGATGCCGGAGCCGAAGGTAAGTTCCAGGCTTTATTAAGGGAAATAACACCAAACCTTCCAAGTAAAACCAACTATATAAAAAACTAACGAAAACGAAACTTCGGTAGACCGGAACAATCACTATTACATTGTCCCTGAATAAAGGATGGAGGCAAATCCCACCAAAGTATCAGCCACATGATTACATTCACGAAAAATATGCGAAGATTTGAAATGCATTTACCCCATTCTATAAGAAGCTTCCAAGGGACCAACTGAAGAGAGCAAATGAAGTCAAGAACCATAAAGGATTTAAACTTCAATCAGCGTTGACGGATTTCAAACTTAGGTATCAGTGTTCCACATCTATACTTTAACTAACTTGACCACCTGTGTGGTGGTTAATTTTTGTTTTTTCATTAGCTAAATATCATTAAAAATTAGTTTAATTGTAGCTTAATTCTATCATCCAACCATTGAGAGAGCACATGTATATTATGTTTGGACCTCAATTCCCCCTCTTCCCCTAAAGTCCAAACCCAACTTTCAAATCCTGTTCCTGTCAGCAATATATGGCGGGCCTAGGATTTTAGGTTGGGG encodes:
- the LOC101294303 gene encoding metalloendoproteinase 1-like is translated as MALKYSISLFSFTLFLLLSILPFLHYANAKETPNKTSSPFKFLEHLKGRQKGDKFKGLNDLKNYLEKFGYLNYKNRSLFNDDFDDLLEEAIKTYQINYRLEVTGKLDNKTVSKMMMPRCGVPDIINGTSFMRSANKGHHHGSIHTTALYSFFPGSPKWPSSKYHLTYGFLPGTRSEATAAVARAFATWAKSSRFTFSPAQSYYNADLKISFQRGDHGDGVPFDGPGGILAHSFCPSDGRFHYDADDTWTVGAKPGAFDLESVALHEIGHLLGLQHSSLPGAVMAPGIPPGVTKTSLTEDDVQGIKALYNF